GTTCAGCGCTCTATCGTGATCCACAAGGCTTAACTCATGCCGTTGCCGAACTACGTGAATTAGCCACCAGCGCCATCACCTCTGCTTGACCCGTGCGAAGTACAAGCCTCATTCGTGCCGCTGTGAGCGCCGTCGCCATCGCGACAATCGCGCTCAGCACAGCTTGTTCCAGCGCTAACTCGGTAGAGGAATTCTGTGCTCTAGCTAAGACCCATGAAAGCGTCGGTCCGCTCTTCCCGCACCGACTTGATGGTGAGCCGGTGCCGAATTATGAAGCCCTGGAATGGCTCCGCGATTTGTCGGATCAAGCGCCAGACGAAGTGTCATCTGAGCTAGAAATATTGGTAGCTGAGGCTGAAGCCCTGGTTGCGCAAGCTGAGGCCCGACAGAGCTCTAACCCCGACGTGTCAATACCGGAAGCGCCCACCAAGGCCAGTGTCGATTCGGCTCAGCTAGCGGTAATTAGCTATTTCAACAACATCTGTGAAGTTGATGTGAGCTAGAACACCTACGAGATTGATGTGGGCTAGCTGAGACGACTTCTAAATTTAGCCAAGCACACTAAATGTGGCTCGACGACCCTTCGTTGACGAGCCTTAGTTGATGTCCCCGCGCCGAGAAATCACTCGGTCAATAATTCCGTAATCTTTGGCTTCCTCAGCGGTAAACCAACGGTCACGATCGGAATCAGCAGTAATTTGCTCCACGCTTTGGCCCGTGTGGAAAGCAATCCGTTCCGCCATCAAACGCTTGGTGTACGCCATTTGTTCAGCCTGAATGGCGATGTCGGTGGCTTGACCTTGCACCCCACCCAACGGCTGGTGCATAAGGATCCGAGCATGGGGCAATGAGAATCGCATACCCGGTTCCCCTGCACACAACAGGAACTGGCCCATTGATGCCCCCAGGCCCATGCAGATAGTGCCCACCTTGGGGCTAATGAATTGCATGGTGTCGTAAATCGCCATGCCGGCCGTTACCGAACCGCCTGGTGAGTTGATGTAGAGCCAAATATCGGCTTCAGGGTCTTCACCTTCCAAAAACAGCATTTGGGCGGTAAGCAAGTTCGCTACTTGGTCGTTTACTTCTGAACCTAAATAGACAATTCGCGACTTCAAGAGCCGGTTAAAAATGTCCATCGACGGATCGAATCCACCAGGGCCACCGGCCATAGATTGAGCGTTAGAAGCAGCCAATGGCGAAGTGACAAGGCCTGGGTTGTCCATGGATCTCCCTTAATGAGTTGAAGAGGTTGCGATAGTTCTTTAACCAATTTACCCGCGATACTGGGAATCAGTGGCGTGGCTTACCAAAGCTAGCCGTTCCGCTATGTTGCGCGCCTTACCAGCGGCTATCGTAGATACCGCTACGCGGACGTGGCGGAATTGGCAGACGCGCCAGGTTTAGGTCCTGGTGCCGAAAGGCGTGGGGGTTCGAGTCCCCCCGTCCGCACGAAAAATTATTAGATGGAACCGGTGGGAACCTGGCGAATCCACCCATCCATTGATCGTTGGATCTGCCTGTTTGGTGAATGGTTGGCTGGTCTAACCGTTAGGGAACCGGTTAATGGCGCGCATGCGATATTCCTGGGAGTTAACCAGCTCA
This is a stretch of genomic DNA from Acidimicrobiia bacterium. It encodes these proteins:
- a CDS encoding ATP-dependent Clp protease proteolytic subunit, with protein sequence MAGGPGGFDPSMDIFNRLLKSRIVYLGSEVNDQVANLLTAQMLFLEGEDPEADIWLYINSPGGSVTAGMAIYDTMQFISPKVGTICMGLGASMGQFLLCAGEPGMRFSLPHARILMHQPLGGVQGQATDIAIQAEQMAYTKRLMAERIAFHTGQSVEQITADSDRDRWFTAEEAKDYGIIDRVISRRGDIN